One window of Hypanus sabinus isolate sHypSab1 chromosome 18, sHypSab1.hap1, whole genome shotgun sequence genomic DNA carries:
- the mrpl41 gene encoding large ribosomal subunit protein mL41 — MGLLSNLARGLMRGADRTAEITSKRGPRSFYRSRGTKPTGFLTSSRKFVKIRQMVPELVVPNLEGFNLKPYVSYKAPRGTEQPLTAKKLFMQTAAVQIEKDFQEGTFDPNNLEKYGFEPSQEGKLFQLFPKNYVR, encoded by the coding sequence ATGGGTTTACTATCAAATCTGGCTCGAGGTTTGATGCGTGGAGCTGATCGGACTGCAGAAATAACAAGCAAACGTGGACCCCGAAGTTTCTACAGATCCCGGGGAACGAAGCCAACAGGATTTTTAACATCCAGCAGAAAGTTTGTAAAGATACGACAAATGGTACCAGAGTTGGTGGTTCCTAATTTGGAAGGTTTCAATCTAAAACCATACGTGTCTTACAAAGCACCAAGGGGAACAGAGCAACCCTTGACAGCCAAAAAGCTCTTCATGCAAACTGCTGCTGTACAAATAGAGAAAGATTTTCAGGAGGGTACCTTTGACCCGAACAACCTAGAAAAATACGGCTTTGAACCATCCCAAGAGGGCAAGCTGTTCCAGCTGTTTCCAAAAAATTATGTGCGGTAA